The nucleotide window CCAGGATAGACTGTCTTAGAGTGCTTGGCGAAGTCCGATCGTGCCCATAGATGGGCAGCTCCTCATCAACATGAAGGAGTACGAAGTTGAACGCCGCCAAGCTCTACACCATCAACGAGTGCTGCGAGTTGCTCAGCATCGGTCGCACCAAGATGTACGACATGATGAGCACGGACATGATCCGCTACATCACGGTTGGAGCCGCCAGGCGCATCCCCCACAGCGAACTGATGCGGTTCCAGGAAATCCGGCACTAAGGCACTCCCAGCCATACCCCTCACTCTCAATCTCAATTCTTATTCTGTTCTCCAAATCGTTGATCTCGCTGCTCCCGGCGAGGTGGGTCGAGCCACTGCTCCACCCCCTCAGCCGTTCGTCTGCAGCCATTCCGCCCAGAACACCGACATTACTGGAAGGACGACGATGCCCCTCACCAACAACACCATTAGGAACGCGCGACCTCGCGCGAAGGACTGGAAGCTGGCTGACGAAAAGGGCCTTTACCTTCTCATTACGCCAAAGGGCTCAAAGCTGTGGCGCTTGAAGTTTCGCCACCACGGAGTCGAGCGCAAGCTCAGTTTTGGAGCCTGGCCGGACATCACGCTCAAGCGGGCACGCGATCTGCGTGACGAGGCACGTACCGCAGTATCAGAGGGCCGAGACCCAGCCCGCGAACGCAAGGTTGCTAAGCGAGAGGCCCGACATGAAGCCTCCCAGACCTTTGCCGCCATTGCTGACGAGCTGATTGAAAAGGACCGTAAGGAAGGTCGTGCAGCCGTGACGATCAAGAAGAAAGAATGGCTGCTCGGGAAGCTGACGGCGGCATTTGGCAACGCCCCCATTGCGGAGATTACATCACCCGAGGTGTTCGCCGCCCTTGATCGCATCCAGAAGACTGGACTGAGGGAAACCACGAAGCGGCTTCGGTCGGTCGCCGGGCAGGTCTTCAACTATGCGATCGCTACGGGCCGCGCTACCAACAACCCGACGCTGGCCCTACAACGCGCTCTTCTGGCCCCCGACGTCACGCACATGCCAGCCATTATCGACATCGACGACCTGCGCATTCTCTTGCGGAAGATGGATGCATGCACCGGCTACCCCTCGACACTCGCCGCGCTGCGGATCACCCCGCACCTATTCCAGCGCCCGGGCGAAATCCGGAAGATGAAATGGGCAGATCTCGATCTTGATCGCGCCCGCTGGTCTCCACCGATCGCAGACATGAAGAAGCGTCGTCCGCACGACGTCCCTCTGTCCCGGCAGGCGCTTGCGATTATCCGGGACATGCAGCAGCACCGAAACGGCCCATATGTGTTTCCGGCCTTCCATTCCGAGACCAAGCCGATTTCCGAGAATACCGTCAATGGCGCGTTGAGGCGTCTTGGTTACGCCGG belongs to Novosphingobium aureum and includes:
- a CDS encoding helix-turn-helix domain-containing protein; its protein translation is MNAAKLYTINECCELLSIGRTKMYDMMSTDMIRYITVGAARRIPHSELMRFQEIRH
- a CDS encoding tyrosine-type recombinase/integrase, giving the protein MPLTNNTIRNARPRAKDWKLADEKGLYLLITPKGSKLWRLKFRHHGVERKLSFGAWPDITLKRARDLRDEARTAVSEGRDPARERKVAKREARHEASQTFAAIADELIEKDRKEGRAAVTIKKKEWLLGKLTAAFGNAPIAEITSPEVFAALDRIQKTGLRETTKRLRSVAGQVFNYAIATGRATNNPTLALQRALLAPDVTHMPAIIDIDDLRILLRKMDACTGYPSTLAALRITPHLFQRPGEIRKMKWADLDLDRARWSPPIADMKKRRPHDVPLSRQALAIIRDMQQHRNGPYVFPAFHSETKPISENTVNGALRRLGYAGKQSAHGFRSTASSLLNESGKWNPDAIERAMSRQVGGTTAAIYNRTAYWDERVEMMQWWSDWLDELKTGGT